In the genome of Parafrankia discariae, the window ACCTCACCGCGGCACAACTGCCGGTACAAACCGGCCCCCTCACCCGCCCGCCTGGATGGTGAGTTTTGACAGCCAGGCCCGGCACATGCCAAGCTCGGCTCCTAGACCACCCGGCCCCCTCGTGGGCCGGGTTTTTCCTTGTCGCGATCAACTGCTTCCTCGCACCGGGCCATCCGCCTCGACGGCCTGGCCACATCCACCGCCCTCCAAGATTTTTTCGAACTGATACGCGGTTCGGTGTCGCGTCGAGCCCGCGGCGTGTCCCTTCCTTCGGTACCAGCCCGTTGACCGAAGGAACGAGTGATCCTCATGGACGACGACCGCTACGTCGACAGCGACACCGGCGAGATCCGCTCCTGGTGGCGGACCCCGAACTCGGACGACGAGTACCGCGACCCGTGGAGTGGCATGCCGTCCGCGGGGGCGCAGCCCATCCCGAGCCTGCGACACCTCGACGACCAGCCGCCGGCAGCCCCCGAACCCCGCGAGAACCCGGTGCGTACCGTGCTCGCGGTCGCCGCCATCAGCATCGGGCTCGCCCTCGTCATGCTGCTACTGCGTCACTGGTTCGACGGCGAGGACAGCCAGTCGAGGCGCAACGTCGCGCAGAACCTCGGCGCCGCCAGCCTGTTCCTGGCCGCCCCGCTGCCCACGACGTTGAGCAACCTCGGCGAGACGGTCCTGACGGTTTCCTCCCATGACCGAACCTGAGGCCCGCGGGTTTCTCCGGGCGTCTCTCGCCAACCTGGCACCGGGCATTCGGATGATCGTGGGCATGGTGGTGGCGATGGCGGTGGCCGTATCGGGCGGGGCGGCCGCGGCCGGTTGCCTGCCCCCGCTGCACGCGGTCGGCGTCCCCGACCTGCTCGCCCTGGCCATGGCGTCGGTTGTCGCAGGGCTGACCATCTGCCTGCTGGCACTGGCCGCCGCCGGCCTCGCGCACCGGTTCAAAGCGATGCCCGACGATGGGACAATGCATCGTAAGGAACCCGCCACCCGTCGCAAACGGAGTGGTCTTCGCCGCGGCATAGTGCCCTCCGAATGAATTGAGCAATTGCCGGACCGGATCCGGACCGATGGAGCAGGAGCGCGCCGGCGATGGTGGTGGCGTGGGCGGTTTAGGAAGCAAAGCCAATTGAGGCCAGCATGCCGGCGAGCATCGCGGGACCGAACGGCAGCGCCTGCCCGCGCCGGCGCGCTCCGCTCGCCCAGAGAATCCCCCCGGCGACGGCATGCAGGAGGAACGGCAGCGCCGCGGCGATGTACCAGCTGAGTGGCCCGTGCCAGCCGCCGACGGCGCCGAGCAGGCCGGCGAGCCGCACGTCGCCGCGGGCCATCCCGCCGGTGAGTGCGACCACCCGGTACAGGGTCCACAGCGCCGCCGCTCCTGCGGCCGCGCCGGCGATCTGGCTGAGGTTGTCGCAGGCGAGGGCGGAGACCGCGAAGAGTGCCGCGGTCGCCGTGGTCGCCGCGTAGACCTGCGCCGCGGGCAAGCGGTGCACACGCAGGTCGACGATCGCGAGCCAGAGGCCGGCGAGCGTGGCCACGAGCACGGCCGGGGAGGCGGCTGTCCATCCGTGCCGCGTCACGACCGCGCCGATGCCGGCCCCGACCGCTCCGACGATGAGCACCGGCCCGTGGCCCGGCCGTGTGCTCCCGGCTGACCTGGATT includes:
- a CDS encoding prepilin peptidase; this translates as MPFAVIVVAGVFSALATPSAWRVRPRPTAGDEGESRSAGSTRPGHGPVLIVGAVGAGIGAVVTRHGWTAASPAVLVATLAGLWLAIVDLRVHRLPAAQVYAATTATAALFAVSALACDNLSQIAGAAAGAAALWTLYRVVALTGGMARGDVRLAGLLGAVGGWHGPLSWYIAAALPFLLHAVAGGILWASGARRRGQALPFGPAMLAGMLASIGFAS